One stretch of Leadbetterella byssophila DSM 17132 DNA includes these proteins:
- a CDS encoding RagB/SusD family nutrient uptake outer membrane protein, with the protein MKRIISILALTTILSSCKDVLEAPTKSSLDESVIFSTPSLAEGAIAGVIQSFAETNSYRGRYLVFYGINTDTEVYNSVKNTTSEQARLSNYNTNVNNSQMNTDNNAWAKFYEGIERANLAIRGLRTYGNVQQNRELAQLLGEMLTLRAVVYSDLLKGWGDVPARFEPLTSETVYLERSDRDVIYKQLLADLEEAAELLAWPNETPATQSVERVNKAFAKGLRARLALAAGGYGQRPDGTVRRSTDPELAPDKMYAIAKKECLDVINSGTARLLGFEEVWKTFAAETNRAGLESLWEIPFSEGRGRVIFDLGVKHDVVSDYTGQNRGGTNGPNPIMYYEYEREDVRRDVTCVPYKWVANASSPKGVKQDPVGLGTWYFGKYRYEWLNRRVTSTNDDGLNWMYMRYADILLMAAEAINELDGPGAAAPYLKMIRDRAYPNHPQKVTEYMSKVTASKQAFFEAIVHERALEFTGEMLRKADLIRWNLLSSKLAEAKTKLQQLENREGKYAQLPSKIYYTLAPDNEKVIIYGLNFGDTDAAGAALGYESNKTWTLSASSDAVKYWDALYLRNPDQQQFWPIWQVFLDTSNGKLSNDGYNF; encoded by the coding sequence AAGCATACTTGCCCTTACTACTATATTAAGTTCATGTAAGGACGTTCTTGAGGCGCCTACAAAATCTTCCTTAGATGAATCTGTCATCTTCTCTACCCCTAGTTTAGCGGAAGGTGCTATTGCAGGTGTTATCCAATCCTTCGCGGAAACCAACTCATACCGAGGAAGATATTTGGTTTTCTATGGGATTAATACTGATACCGAGGTATATAACTCTGTAAAGAATACTACATCTGAGCAGGCAAGGCTTTCTAATTACAACACGAATGTCAATAACTCTCAAATGAACACAGACAATAATGCCTGGGCGAAGTTCTATGAGGGAATTGAAAGGGCTAACCTAGCCATACGAGGCTTGAGAACCTACGGAAACGTGCAACAAAATAGAGAACTGGCTCAACTACTAGGTGAAATGCTCACCTTGAGAGCAGTGGTGTACAGTGACCTACTTAAAGGTTGGGGTGATGTTCCAGCAAGGTTTGAACCTTTAACTTCTGAAACGGTTTATTTAGAAAGATCAGACAGAGATGTCATATATAAACAATTGCTTGCTGATCTTGAAGAAGCCGCTGAGCTTTTAGCATGGCCAAACGAAACTCCGGCAACTCAATCTGTGGAAAGAGTGAATAAAGCCTTTGCTAAAGGACTGAGGGCTCGTCTAGCCCTAGCAGCGGGAGGGTACGGACAAAGGCCAGATGGCACCGTTAGAAGAAGTACAGATCCTGAATTGGCACCGGACAAAATGTACGCCATAGCTAAAAAGGAATGCTTAGACGTAATCAACAGCGGTACAGCCAGACTTTTAGGATTTGAAGAAGTTTGGAAAACCTTTGCTGCAGAAACAAATAGAGCGGGACTGGAGTCCTTATGGGAAATTCCATTCAGTGAAGGTAGAGGAAGAGTAATCTTTGACCTGGGTGTTAAACATGATGTAGTTAGTGATTACACCGGCCAAAACCGTGGAGGAACTAACGGCCCAAATCCCATCATGTATTACGAATATGAAAGAGAGGACGTTAGAAGAGACGTAACCTGTGTTCCATATAAATGGGTAGCAAACGCCTCCTCACCTAAAGGAGTAAAACAAGACCCTGTAGGATTAGGTACTTGGTATTTTGGAAAGTACAGATACGAATGGCTTAACCGTAGAGTCACTTCCACAAACGATGATGGCCTTAACTGGATGTATATGCGCTATGCTGACATCTTGTTGATGGCAGCTGAAGCTATCAATGAACTGGATGGTCCTGGAGCTGCGGCTCCGTATCTAAAAATGATTCGCGACAGAGCTTATCCTAACCATCCTCAAAAGGTTACGGAATACATGTCAAAGGTAACTGCCAGCAAGCAAGCTTTCTTTGAAGCCATAGTACATGAGAGAGCATTGGAATTTACAGGAGAGATGCTTAGAAAGGCCGATCTCATTCGTTGGAACTTACTGAGCAGCAAACTGGCTGAAGCGAAGACAAAATTGCAGCAATTAGAAAACAGAGAAGGAAAATATGCACAGCTTCCTAGCAAAATCTATTATACCCTAGCCCCTGATAATGAAAAGGTCATTATCTATGGCTTAAACTTTGGTGATACAGATGCTGCTGGCGCTGCTTTAGGATATGAATCCAATAAGACTTGGACCTTAAGTGCATCTAGTGATGCTGTAAAATATTGGGATGCCCTGTATTTAAGGAATCCAGACCAACAGCAATTCTGGCCAATCTGGCAAGTCTTCTTAGATACAAGCAATGGTAAACTATCCAATGACGGATATAACTTTTAA